A stretch of Streptococcus chenjunshii DNA encodes these proteins:
- a CDS encoding metal-dependent transcriptional regulator: protein MTPNKEDYLKCIYEIGQEHEKINNKQIAAKMQVSAPAVSEMIKKMLAEGLIAKDKAHGYLLTGKGLPLVSDLYRKHRLIEVFLVDYLHYAIDEIHQEAEVLEHTVSAAFIERLDRVLEYPRFCPHGGTIPKKGELLKETYHLPLNRAKKSGSYCVRRIHDDFLLLDYLAKHELKLGQLIELRQVDSYAKTYTIVYNGKKLDIPENIAAQIYIEKKE from the coding sequence ATGACCCCAAATAAGGAAGACTACCTAAAATGCATTTACGAAATCGGGCAGGAGCACGAAAAAATCAACAATAAACAAATTGCAGCCAAAATGCAGGTTTCAGCACCGGCTGTCTCGGAAATGATAAAAAAAATGCTTGCTGAAGGTCTGATTGCTAAGGATAAAGCACACGGCTATCTGCTGACTGGGAAAGGCCTGCCGCTGGTATCGGATTTATACCGCAAACATCGGCTGATTGAAGTTTTTTTGGTGGACTACCTCCACTATGCTATTGATGAAATTCATCAAGAAGCTGAAGTTTTAGAACATACCGTTTCAGCAGCCTTTATCGAACGTTTAGACAGGGTACTGGAATATCCTCGTTTCTGTCCCCATGGTGGAACTATTCCTAAAAAAGGAGAGCTTCTTAAGGAAACCTATCATTTGCCGCTGAATCGGGCTAAAAAAAGCGGGAGTTACTGTGTCAGACGAATCCATGACGATTTCCTGCTGCTTGATTACCTAGCTAAACACGAGCTTAAGCTGGGGCAGCTGATTGAACTCAGGCAGGTCGACAGTTATGCTAAGACTTATACGATTGTGTACAATGGCAAAAAACTGGATATTCCTGAAAATATTGCAGCTCAGATCTATATTGAAAAAAAAGAGTAG
- a CDS encoding metal ABC transporter substrate-binding protein yields MKKKITVIVSLLVLGFVVSACSVSGQKTGNNKLKVVVTNSIIADITKNIAGDKIDLHSIVPVGKDPHEYEPLPEDIQKAAEADLIFYNGMNLETGGNAWFRKLINNTGKKKNHDYCAVSEGIKPIYLEGASGQGKVDPHAWLSLANGIAYAENICRQLSAKDSSNKAYYNEQCKAYIAKLEKLDQEAKEKLAAIARDKRLVVTSEGCLKYFSQAYDLPSAYIWEINTEEEGTPDQIRSLVERLKEQPPSALFVESSVDSRPMETVAKESGIPIYAKLFTDSVAEKGKAGDSYYAMMKWNIDKIAAGLSQ; encoded by the coding sequence ATGAAGAAAAAAATTACTGTTATAGTCAGTTTACTGGTCTTGGGATTTGTAGTCTCGGCCTGTTCAGTATCCGGGCAGAAGACTGGTAATAATAAATTAAAGGTGGTGGTGACCAATTCAATCATTGCTGACATCACTAAAAATATTGCTGGGGATAAAATTGACCTTCACAGCATTGTCCCTGTCGGCAAAGATCCGCATGAGTATGAGCCGCTGCCCGAAGATATTCAAAAAGCTGCAGAGGCTGATCTCATCTTTTATAATGGAATGAACCTCGAAACCGGAGGCAATGCCTGGTTTAGAAAATTAATTAATAATACTGGCAAGAAGAAAAATCACGATTACTGTGCAGTCAGTGAGGGGATTAAGCCCATATATCTTGAAGGAGCAAGCGGGCAAGGCAAAGTGGATCCGCATGCTTGGCTCAGTCTGGCAAATGGGATAGCTTATGCTGAAAATATCTGCAGGCAGCTAAGCGCTAAAGACTCATCTAACAAAGCTTATTATAATGAACAATGCAAGGCTTATATCGCCAAGCTGGAAAAACTGGACCAAGAAGCTAAAGAAAAATTAGCTGCTATTGCAAGGGACAAACGGTTAGTTGTCACCAGTGAGGGCTGTCTGAAATATTTTTCACAGGCCTATGATCTCCCGTCAGCTTATATTTGGGAAATTAATACGGAAGAAGAGGGGACACCCGATCAGATTCGTTCTTTAGTGGAAAGATTAAAGGAGCAGCCCCCTTCAGCTCTGTTTGTTGAATCCAGTGTTGATTCCCGCCCGATGGAAACTGTTGCGAAAGAGAGCGGGATTCCGATTTATGCGAAGCTGTTTACAGACTCCGTTGCTGAAAAAGGTAAGGCGGGGGACAGTTATTATGCCATGATGAAATGGAATATTGATAAAATAGCGGCTGGTCTGTCGCAGTAA
- a CDS encoding LysR family transcriptional regulator, giving the protein MDFQKLELFLHLAETLNFSTTADALHISQPAVTKAIKTLEDELGFQLFQRGKRYVRLTESGKSFYEDCKHITRNMNLAINRARSISQRISSSLSVGYTGTVLEMQCLPYIVKKLKEEHPDIKLYLCNSSHIILQKQLLNDECDFIFTTLDDVEHLNSIQFISLIEGHFVCLLPPEHRLRTHTAIQISELANENLIFINALQAPPGQSDIQSLIRRQCPNASIYFTDSIILSHTLVQGNVGIAVMPSFVTSQDNNQLASVTLSVDYPLWYGIACKSEQNSEFFADLIRFTKEILRI; this is encoded by the coding sequence ATGGACTTTCAGAAATTAGAGCTCTTTCTTCATTTAGCTGAAACGCTAAATTTTTCAACAACTGCCGATGCATTGCATATCAGCCAGCCAGCCGTTACTAAAGCCATAAAAACTTTAGAAGATGAGCTTGGATTTCAATTATTCCAAAGAGGCAAACGATACGTACGGTTGACCGAATCAGGAAAAAGTTTTTATGAAGACTGTAAACACATCACCAGAAATATGAATCTGGCAATCAACCGGGCACGAAGTATTTCGCAAAGAATTTCATCATCACTATCTGTAGGTTATACCGGTACTGTTTTAGAAATGCAGTGTCTGCCATATATCGTTAAAAAATTGAAAGAAGAACACCCTGATATCAAACTCTATCTATGTAATTCCAGCCATATTATTTTGCAGAAACAGCTCCTAAACGACGAATGTGATTTTATTTTCACAACTTTAGATGATGTCGAGCACCTTAACAGCATTCAATTTATAAGCTTGATCGAAGGACATTTTGTCTGTTTGCTTCCACCTGAGCATCGCTTACGAACACACACAGCTATCCAAATAAGTGAATTAGCCAATGAAAATCTCATTTTTATCAATGCCCTTCAGGCACCTCCGGGCCAAAGTGATATCCAGAGCCTCATCAGAAGGCAGTGCCCAAATGCCTCCATTTATTTTACTGATTCAATTATTCTCAGCCATACTTTGGTTCAAGGAAATGTCGGCATCGCTGTCATGCCTTCCTTTGTAACCTCACAGGATAATAATCAGCTAGCCTCTGTAACTCTATCGGTTGATTATCCCTTATGGTATGGAATAGCTTGTAAATCTGAACAAAACTCTGAATTTTTTGCTGATCTCATCCGATTTACAAAAGAAATCTTAAGAATTTAG
- a CDS encoding 5'-methylthioadenosine/adenosylhomocysteine nucleosidase has product MRIGIIAAMEQELRLLLEQLENQTEQTVFGKTYYAGKIGRHDLVLVQSGVGKVMSAMSVAVLAEVFAVDAVINTGSAGAAAADLSVGDIVVADKLAYHDVDLTAFGHDYGKMSGQPLYFESDPHFIAVFNQLLKEEGLAAKVGLILTGDSFIAGEDKLAAIKGHFPQALAVEMEGAAIAQAACAAGKPFIVIRAMSDTASHDANITFNEFVLEAGRKSAQLLLAFLNRL; this is encoded by the coding sequence ATGAGAATTGGAATTATAGCCGCCATGGAGCAGGAGCTCCGTCTTTTACTGGAGCAGCTGGAGAACCAGACAGAGCAGACTGTTTTTGGCAAGACCTATTATGCAGGAAAAATCGGCAGACACGATCTTGTTTTAGTCCAGTCGGGAGTGGGCAAAGTCATGTCAGCTATGAGTGTGGCTGTTTTAGCAGAAGTTTTTGCTGTGGATGCTGTTATTAATACAGGTTCAGCGGGGGCAGCAGCGGCTGATCTGTCTGTTGGCGATATCGTAGTTGCAGATAAACTGGCCTACCATGATGTTGATTTGACGGCTTTTGGCCATGATTACGGCAAGATGTCGGGACAGCCGCTTTATTTTGAGTCTGATCCACATTTTATTGCGGTCTTTAATCAGCTGCTGAAGGAAGAAGGATTAGCTGCCAAAGTTGGGCTTATTCTCACTGGAGACAGCTTTATTGCAGGAGAGGATAAGCTTGCAGCTATAAAAGGTCATTTTCCGCAGGCTTTGGCTGTTGAAATGGAGGGAGCTGCCATTGCGCAGGCAGCATGTGCTGCCGGCAAGCCCTTTATTGTTATCCGTGCGATGAGCGATACGGCAAGCCATGATGCCAATATCACTTTTAACGAATTTGTCCTTGAAGCCGGACGAAAATCGGCTCAGCTTTTGCTGGCTTTTCTGAATCGGCTTTAA
- a CDS encoding metal ABC transporter ATP-binding protein, producing MIRISHLTCDYTRTQPVLDNLSLTLEKGKIIGIVGPNGAGKSTFIKALLGLVEYSGTIEVLGEDYRQLSGKAAYVEQRSQIDLHFPITVKECVLQGAYRRKWPFPLLTKRKGPQLNQVLEQLGLTSLKHRPLHALSGGQLQRVMIARCLIQETEYLFLDEPFAGIDLVSEKMIIDLLRELQSQSKTIVMVHHDLSKVRTYFDYLLILKQKLVAYGPVSQVFTAENLQAAYGSGLFINTNGEV from the coding sequence GTGATTAGGATAAGTCATTTAACATGCGATTACACTAGGACACAGCCTGTGCTGGATAATCTTTCTCTTACGTTGGAGAAGGGCAAAATTATCGGTATTGTCGGTCCTAATGGCGCAGGGAAGTCAACTTTTATTAAAGCACTTTTAGGTTTGGTGGAATACAGCGGAACAATTGAAGTACTTGGAGAAGACTACCGTCAGTTAAGCGGTAAAGCTGCTTATGTTGAACAGAGAAGCCAGATTGATCTTCATTTTCCTATTACCGTTAAGGAATGCGTACTTCAGGGGGCTTACCGCAGAAAATGGCCTTTTCCTTTATTGACTAAAAGAAAAGGCCCACAGCTAAATCAGGTTTTGGAGCAGCTGGGATTAACCAGCCTTAAGCACCGGCCGCTTCACGCTCTTTCTGGCGGCCAGCTGCAGCGGGTTATGATAGCTCGCTGTTTAATTCAGGAGACAGAGTATCTTTTTTTGGATGAACCCTTTGCCGGGATTGATCTTGTCAGCGAGAAAATGATTATTGATTTATTAAGAGAGCTGCAAAGTCAAAGTAAAACGATTGTTATGGTGCATCATGACTTAAGTAAGGTTAGAACTTATTTTGATTATTTGCTGATTTTAAAGCAAAAGCTAGTCGCTTACGGTCCAGTGTCTCAGGTTTTTACCGCTGAAAATTTACAGGCTGCTTACGGCAGCGGACTGTTTATTAATACTAATGGGGAGGTGTAG
- a CDS encoding metal ABC transporter permease: protein MLLNFFDGLLRYHFLQNALLTAVVIGIVAGMIGCFIILRSLSLMGDAISHAVLPGVALSFILGLHFFVGAVVFGLLASVIITFIKENSTLKGDTAIGITFSSFLALGVILIGLANSSTDLFHILFGNILAVQDSDKWMTLFISALVLLAVIIFFKELLISSFDPIFAQSIGLNVTFYHYLLMILLTLVAVTAMQSVGTILIVAMLITPAATAYLYANSLKVMLLLAGAVGALSSVLGLFLGYTFNIAAGSSIVLTAASIFLLSFLLSPKQNWIKK, encoded by the coding sequence ATGCTGCTGAATTTTTTTGATGGTCTGCTGCGTTACCATTTCCTGCAAAATGCTCTGCTGACAGCCGTTGTTATCGGGATTGTTGCAGGCATGATAGGCTGTTTTATCATTCTGCGGTCGCTGTCGTTAATGGGAGATGCGATTTCTCATGCGGTTCTGCCGGGCGTTGCTCTTTCCTTTATTTTGGGACTTCATTTTTTTGTGGGAGCCGTTGTTTTTGGTCTTTTGGCCTCGGTAATCATCACGTTTATTAAAGAAAACAGTACGCTCAAAGGTGATACGGCCATCGGGATCACCTTCAGCTCTTTTTTAGCCCTAGGCGTTATTTTGATAGGTTTGGCCAACAGTTCTACAGATCTTTTTCACATTCTGTTTGGCAATATTTTGGCGGTACAGGACAGTGACAAGTGGATGACACTCTTTATTTCAGCCTTGGTATTGCTGGCTGTTATTATTTTTTTTAAAGAATTGCTTATCAGTTCTTTTGACCCTATTTTTGCCCAATCAATAGGATTAAACGTAACATTTTATCATTATTTGCTAATGATTCTTTTGACTTTGGTTGCCGTTACGGCCATGCAGAGTGTCGGGACGATTTTAATTGTTGCTATGCTGATCACACCAGCGGCAACAGCTTACCTGTACGCCAACAGTCTGAAAGTAATGTTGCTGCTGGCAGGAGCTGTCGGCGCTCTGTCTTCTGTTCTAGGGCTTTTTCTTGGCTATACCTTTAACATTGCCGCCGGCTCATCGATTGTTTTAACGGCGGCCAGCATTTTTCTTCTTTCTTTTCTTTTGTCGCCTAAGCAAAATTGGATAAAAAAATAA
- the macP gene encoding cell wall synthase accessory phosphoprotein MacP — translation MGKPLLTDEIIEAANREQRLSEAADDDFETKVLDKQLIKDDLLHEHRDERIVKSRRIENAKRGEFQSKLNKILIVVVILLAILIYAVFNL, via the coding sequence ATGGGAAAACCACTTTTGACAGATGAAATTATTGAAGCTGCTAATCGTGAGCAGAGACTATCTGAAGCGGCTGACGATGATTTTGAGACAAAAGTCCTTGATAAACAGCTGATAAAAGATGATTTGCTACATGAACATCGGGACGAACGGATTGTTAAAAGCCGCCGGATTGAGAATGCAAAGCGCGGCGAATTTCAATCTAAATTAAACAAAATTTTAATTGTTGTTGTCATCTTGCTGGCTATTCTTATTTACGCTGTTTTTAACTTGTAG
- a CDS encoding NUDIX hydrolase, translating into MEFEEKTLKRRKIFKGHIFEVAVDEVELPNHLGRAERELIFHRGAVAILAVTPDDKLIIVKQYRKAIEKISYEIPAGKLEIGENGSEYDAALRELEEETGYSGDLEQIHEFYTAIGFCNEKIKLYLATNLKKVPQPRPQDEDEVLELFELTYEECLDLIQSGKIEDAKTIIALQYFALHFKGGK; encoded by the coding sequence ATGGAATTTGAAGAAAAGACGTTAAAACGGCGAAAGATTTTTAAGGGACATATTTTTGAAGTGGCTGTTGATGAGGTTGAACTGCCTAATCACCTTGGCCGCGCAGAACGCGAGCTGATTTTTCACCGCGGAGCCGTTGCCATTTTAGCTGTTACTCCTGACGATAAACTTATCATCGTCAAGCAGTACCGTAAGGCAATCGAAAAGATCTCCTATGAAATCCCTGCCGGTAAACTGGAAATCGGTGAAAATGGTTCCGAATATGATGCTGCTTTGCGCGAATTGGAAGAAGAAACGGGTTACAGCGGTGATTTGGAGCAGATTCACGAGTTTTATACAGCTATCGGTTTTTGCAATGAGAAAATCAAGCTTTATTTAGCTACTAACCTTAAAAAAGTTCCTCAGCCTCGGCCGCAGGATGAGGATGAAGTGCTTGAATTATTTGAGCTGACTTACGAAGAATGCTTGGATTTGATCCAGTCTGGGAAAATTGAAGATGCCAAAACAATCATCGCCCTTCAGTATTTTGCTTTGCATTTTAAAGGAGGTAAATAA